The genomic interval ataaaaagagtaGCCTGTCGCAAGGGGGGTACAAGGAACGAGGGTCCAATGACAGGTCTTGCGCTGAGTCCTCAAGGAGGTTAACCTGCAGGTCCAGACTCGAACCTGCAGGGGAATTTCAATCTGCCTGGATGCCTGATGGCAGCCCCGCAGTGTTATTCTTTCTTAATTTGTATTTTTTACTACTTACTAGTCTAGAGTCCTTCCGTATCGAGTGGGCAAAAGGGAAGGAGCGCCGATTTAACTGACTTAGGGTACTAGGCTATGAGACTAGTCACTTGGGTTcaatttcttcttctccctcgtctcttctttttacctttcTGGTCCTTCGTGTCCTTCCCGAAGAGAAAGGGTAAAGTGCCCGATTCTCTCCACTGATCGTCTGCGGTGTATCTCgtttttcatttttccaCTGGAAGTTCCCCGTCGGTGAAGAACCGGTTTCGCCTATGATTTCTTCCAACTATTATTTCTCCCTATAaattaattgattgattattGATTACGGGgtattcttattcttattattataagTGGGTTCCGGCATCCTACGAACTTCTATACtccctccctttccctcttaacccctcctcctcccccatcCTTCTTATTCCCTATGCCTTCTCTCTCTCGAGTTTGATGGGCTGGACTCACCGTCAGGATGTTTCATTGTACCGGTATGTAGGAAGCATGTCCGTGATGTATTCTGGGGATTTAAAAAGGCCTTGTGTGGAACCAGCATGAAGTATATACTGACTTGGTCCGTCAGAACCGTTGTTCCTCTTGTCATGTATTGATGGTCAGAGACTGAGTCTCATGGTCGGTTGATTCACCCGATCTCTTTGCGCCTCACTTGATATTCCTATTTCTTTTCGACGATCCGAACCACTTGGTTACTCGGCAGGTGATTGTCGCCCGCCATGAGCTCCATCACATGCCATCGCCAATCGCATGGCCAGGGCGGTTATCCTTACAGCCTGCCGCACGGCCACCACCATAATAATAGCAACAATAGCCGCCCTCTCCACATCGTCCAAACTATTACGCCAACTGTTCTGGGTCCAGGCACCGGGATTCCTCCGTCTTGCCTGGCTGGATCCCAGCTACCTCCATCCCTTGACATTTCTTCTAACCTGAATACCTTGGCCGATACGAAAGCCACCTTGGAACTCACCGAAATCACCGTGGATACATCCACCTCCCCAGTCTCTCATGATATCGCCGACGATATGGGGCTGAACATGGAAGTATCCTCGACCACAAATCCAAACGTCACCCCAGAACTATCTCCTGCTTGCGATAAACCTCGCATTTCAAAGCGGAAACgaacttcttccccaccGTCGCCCTCTTCGACAAGTCCCGGAGACCATCGTCGTTCATCATCTCGAAGCACTCGTCACTCTGCACAGACAGCTCGCCAAAGCTCTTTACATTCTCATCGCCGCGCAGCTACCATCACAGCCCCTCTCACGCCATCAGTTCCTAGCAAAGATCTGGAAGCCAAGCGGGAAGACCTTCTGGCCCTGCATCGGGAATCCTGTCGTCTATTTCAAGACAGTGAGCGAACTATTCCGACTCAGTATGAAAGAGCGTCACTTCCCCCAACTATCCACGATAGTCCGCCACACACCGTCCGCACATCTTCGGAGACCGGTTCACCCCCGGTTTCCCCAATCTTCCCGACCCGATTTTCTACGGTCAGTGAGGACCTGACGGGTCCAGACAATCATAAGGGCCCCATGCtcatcaccaacaccatccatGACGAAAGTTATATCCCTCCGATCCAGACCTCGGTCACTGTCATTGACTGGACGTCCCCGTCCACGCGGAGGCGCGAATACAAAAAGATCGATCGTGCCAGTAGCGGGGTAAGGGGCTTCTGGCGCCGGGTTGCCCCCAAGTGGTGCCAGTTCGGACATGATCGCACGCCgttctttgaagaaaaaggcgGCAAAGGAAACTACGAGGGTAGTGTCCGACGCTTTCGAATGGACCTCCCCGACGAGCCTGCCCCGGAACGTAAAATGAATGCCATTCGGGCGCTAAAGCTGAAACAAATGTTGGTGACGACTAAAATGAGCAGTCGTCGGAAGAGCGAATAGCCGATTCATGACGCCACGCTGGTTCTCTACCTTTCCCTTTAAGACATTGACAGCCACCAGCTGTGCAACCTTCTTtagcaaaagaaaagcctgGAGCTTTCCACAGTTCCGAGTTGTGACACTCTCACAGAGTGAGGTGTGTTGAACACGTGTCACAGATTTCTCGTGAGACTTGAGACTGTCGTTTGATTATTCCCTTGCATGGGCGGGAGATTTGAAATTGTGATACCCAACAAGCCATAGACTGGACCGAATTCATATCTATTTGCATCAAAATTAATCAGATTGCCTTGATCTAAGGAAATGAGAGATACTTTTTTCCAATATCGCCACCTTGTAACGCCATGCACATCATGTAGATAATATAAATCATAGTGAAGGGTATCGACCAGAAGCACACACCCACTTTTGTCTAACAATCCACGTCCATTCATCACAGCATATCGAAATCGTCCAACTTGTCCCGATACTGCATGATGTTCCTCTTGATCTTACTGTTATCCACCCAAGTGACGAAATCCTCCATGTTCCTCGTCACCAGATAAGCAGGATCAGTCACGACCTCACTTCCGACACGCACATGTCCCTGTTCAATGAAAGTAACAGCCTAAAAGCAAGTTAGCCTCACACTCCGCACAACCCCATAAACACCCCAAGCAGAGCCACAAAAGGCCAAAAatagcaaaaaaaaaagcaggacagaaaagaaaagagagggaagaaaaacgAACCGTCTTAACATTCTCCACCATTCCACTCCGCGCCATAATAACCGCCAACCTACGTCTACAGAACGCAGAAACCGTCACCTCACGCTCAACCCTCGACAACCCAGCGCCCTGTTCCCGGCTCTGTTTCAGAATCCCCATACGCCACAGTTTATCAAGGACTTCGCTTTCGACCTTCTTCCGGATCGGATCGCTATCGGGATCAAGCTGGGAGAGCTTATGCGCTAGTTGACGGAGGGAACCGCAAAGGGCATTGTATCTTTGAGATATTGCGTTAGGATTCGGTCCTTAGGATACTTGTATGAGGCCAGCTAGCGAGGAACATACTTCTTGTAGTCGAGATCATTCTGGAGATAGTACCGTTGACGGACTTCGTGTTCGCGGTGCCCGCCGTCGGATTTGTAGTTGTAGAAGTCAACCTTCCGGAGGAGTCTGTTTGAGACTATCGTTAGTTTCTATATCCTTGAATATTCCAATTCGAGTTGCCGTATAAGAAGCCAGAAATGATATCCTAGTCAAGATGATCGCTTGATGATAGATAAGGCTGTGTGTATCGTCAAGCTTGACGGGGATATGCGTGCGCCGGAATTTGGATACCACGGGAGCTGCAGTTCAACTTACTTCTTTTCGTGATACTTTAGCTGACGCACCATTTTGAcggttgttctttttttctctttgtatATGGGGTTTCttgttgtggtggttgtATTGGTTGATTGGGGAAAAAATTGGAGGGCGGTGTGATATTCTGCTGGTTTTGGGGGTACCGCTTTTGGGTGTttgtgcctgaggcatgaaGTATGTAGTATGACTATGTAGATGAATTGGACTGTACGATTCCTGAATAGGAAGTTGTACGATTTATCCAGAACCCAGAATCtgtaatatattttatttttcgaTAGTGCTAAAATGTAGGTGATATGGTCCAGTGGTTAGTGGGCCTAAGGTGTTTGTTTGGCAAGGTTTTAGGCTTTATCCATGCCTTTGGAGTATTTCTCTTGCTATATAGTAAACCTCATTGTTTTGCAATTAAGCCTTATACTTGGATAGGGTTTGTAGCATGGATGCGCTTATAGACTACGAAGTGTAATAGATCTCCTAAGGAGAAACGGTAACCATGTTTTGGTAGATGccaattatattatattacttcGTGATAAAAGGATATCAAACCCGAACTTCATGAATCTTCTATGGTGTTCGCTCAGTCTTCTCTCAGCCAGTGCACATGCAACATCATAGAAGTGAAAGTCATCAAAGTCACTATTACTTATCTTtatatcttcctcctgacACACTTTGCCGTCATCAAGCACATGTGACCGAGTCGATGCACCCTCCCGGGCAAGCTTAACGACTGCATTGAAGATCTTATGCACGGTATCAACCGTACCATACGAATCATTCGCAGCGTTTAGTAGGTTCCCGAGGATCAGAGATTTTGTAGTTAGATTAGCGCACGCCGGACCATCATCTAATTGATGAGACTGGATGAACCCAGCATATAAAGATCGATAGAATCTCAACGTATCGGGCGAATCCTCCCAAAGACCCAGTGGCTCAGCACGTCGCTCTATGTCTTCAGTCCAGCAATACGTCGCTGGATCATAGTCTCGTGTCAACCAGCTCGGGTATCGTTCATTCCCTACACTTCGTGGGACAGCCCCAACCCCGTCCCAGTCTATGATGGCCTGCAATGCCCCGTCGCGTGAAACCAAGACATTCTGAACATCAAGATCAGGGTGGGCTAGAACGAACGTGCCCCGTTCATCACTTGGCTCTGGGATGCAGTCGATGAACAATCGGAGAAGTCCAAGCACGCCCTTTTCGAAAGTCATATCTGGCTGCCTCCGATGATCAAGTAGTGCTGTGTAgtattcttttgttttggAGAAGGGTCCCATCTCTAAATAGACTGTCGATTGGTCGGGATCGCGAGCCCTTAACCGCTCCCGCATGGTTGCGGTATCTACTAGTCGTAAAGGACCGATACCCGATGGGTAACCCTGGTCATCGAAAGCCATTGACCCCCCTGTGCTAAAGGAGAATCTGTCCAGCTGAGCCATAGCAGCCGCGAGGTCTCGTAAGCATCGAGTGCGTCGCGCCTGTACAATATCTTTCGGCGAAGCGTTATCAAACCAGACTTTGTACAGCGAGACTCCCTCAACATGGTCAATAAGAATGAACGGACAATTGAGCTCATTGTCGCATGTGTCGCTAAAGGCATAAACGTCTGGAACTGGGATGGTAGTTTCACGACGCAGCAAGCGCATCGTCAGTGCTTCTGAGCGTATAGCTCTGGCATCGGAGGTTCTGAATTTTTCCCGGGTCCCGTTTGCAGGGACTTTGAGTAGCCAGAGAGCTTCGTCGTGAAATCTCACTGGGTAAAGCACATGGTAGGAGCCGAATATTGGTGGCTTGATTTCTATTACCCTGGTACTTTGTGGGTTGCTGTGTTGGAGGCTTTGCCGGATTGTGGTGGCGTACTTGGCGACTCGATCCAGTCGTACACGTTCCATGATTTCTGTGAATAAATCATGTTCGTCTGCTCCTGAGGTGTCTGAAGAGGTGTATCCAAGcacatcttcctcttcggaTTGTTCTATAGGAGAAGTTGGTGTCATCGGTCTGAATGGCTAGGGCATGTGCCTTGTTCTGGACTAGCTCTGAGCCGCCAACAACGTGAAAGGTGGGCGATTAGCTAttccaaaagaaaatcaattTCCTAATACGGATGCTTTATAGAGCCTTCtatgaagaggaaaagtgaTCAATGCGCATAAATAGCTAGATCTGACTACGTATTTATGTGTATTAGACACATGAAGAATGGGCAAATTGATCCACAACTCACGTGTAACTGAGCCAAGGACTCATTCATCTGTACCCTAATCAATTATCCGGTATCTATTTCATCCCTTAAGAGCCCAGAGATAAGATCTGCTGTAAATCTATCGACAATTGTAGTTTCTATAATCGTTGCATATATGTAACTCAATTCGCAAGAGAGCGCCAAGGTTCAGCAGGTGCAGAGTTTCGCTGCTTTGATCATTGTAGATCGATGTCTAATCTAATGAAGTACATAGTAAATATACAAAGCCACGGACTCATTTAGATCATCCAGACAGCTTGATGCAGTGTTTTTAATTAATGTATCATAACTCATCCTTCACTGATGGTTCAGGCCGACCGCTCTCCTTGTCCAGATTAACCCCGTTCTTCTTGCGCCACTTCTCCCACAGCGCAAAGAACTCCTTCTCCATTCCGCTCTCCATCTGGTCAGGAAGGATCACACTATACTCCACGTACAGATTGCCCGGCTCCTCATCTTGGTCGTGGCTTTCGTGGAGATGACCGTCCGAGTAGAATGGCATGCCCTCACCCTTAACTGTTTCCACAGACAAGGGTTGCACGACCTCACCGCGTTTGCGTCCAAGCTGGACGGTGTGTCCGTCCAAATGGGTGATATTGCGAGTCCACTCACCCATCCATGCCTCCCGCAATGATAGCGCTTCCCTCCAGAATAGGTCCTTACCCTTCCTTCGGAAAAAGGTGCCGTCCGTCTGCCACTGGTAATCGCTCGCCTCGGGTTGCCGCTCATCTAAAATCAGCACCAGGTCGCCAGCAATATAGTCGGGACTCTCGTCGGCCTCGTTTTCGAAAACAATCCGTGATCCCTTCCCCATTCCAGGCTCTACCGTAAACGTTGTTTCCACCTCCTTGCGCACGACGCGATGTCCATGACAGACAGGGCAAGGCTTCTTGATCATCTTCCCTTGCCCACCACACTTATCGCATGTCATCTGCACTTGCTGAAACATTCCGGGTGCCAGCATATGCTTCTGGATGACCCTTCCATGTCCCGCGCACCGATCACAGGTGACAACCTCACGATCTGCCGACCCCGTACCCTCGCACGCATCGCAGATCTGCTGTTTCTCTAACATAATAGTGACCTCCCTGCCATTATAGAAATCGCGTAGCGGCAACCCAATCTTGAATTCCATGTCCGGTCCCCTCCGATGCCCCGGCGCATGTCCGAAGtgtccgccgccgccgaaaAACCGCGAAAACAGGTCGAAGGGATCGTGCGCCTGTCGTCCCGCATTGCCTCCCTGTCGATGCTGCTCCACTCCCTCGTGTCCATACTGATCGTAGATCTTGCGCGTGGTGGATGTCGAAAGAACGTCATATGCCTCGGCGATTTCGACAAATTTCTCGCGTGCGTCCTCGTCGCCTCTGCATAATTGCTGTTAGAGTACTAGTGCTTCTGTTATAATGTATAGACGTACGGATTCTTATCAGGATGGTATTTCTTGCTCAATGTGCGATATGCTCTTTTGATATCCCTTTCTGAAGCCGATTTGTCTAAGCCAAGAGTTTTGTAATAGTCTTCTGCCGCCAGCACCAACTGCACTAGGCACAGTGCAATCGCGAGGAAAAGGCAAGCGAGGCGCATTGTGGATAGCATCTTCTACGAGCTGCGTTCGCGCAGCCCGTGTACGTCTGGTGATAATCAGTTGGCGGCGTTATCGCTGCAATCGAGGTGCGTCTTGTCGACTTGCGGGTATCTCGAAGTAGATAAGCGgcgagagaaaggaaaattgGTTATTTCGCTAATTTCTGCTTTTTGAATTATAGCAGCAGATTCGAACAGTCCATAAAATATACGTATACTATGCCTTGAGATCAGCAAAGACCTCAAGAAGCGTGTGGTGGGATTGGCTCTTTGTGTTGCCCTCAACTAAATAGATGTCCATCCGCTGTCAACCAAATATACCATAAGCTTGTCGATTAGGTGGCCGCAACACGGCGAATGGTTCCACCGGGCCGGATCACGTGTGGTTATACAATGGTCCCTTTCATATTGCGAGCAGCCGCTAGGCAAAACTATACGACAAATTTATTCATTGGAGATGTCTGCTAAATAATAACATTGTGCACTTCATTATGGCCCGTATTATGTGGACAGTTGAGACATGCATGGCAGTAAATGAGTGACTGCAGTCAAACCATTACACATATATCGCACAGAGTAAGTAACAAACAAGATCGTCCAGCGTATACATAGACTTAGTAAAGCAGACAGCTCGCCAGGGAATGTCCAAAAATAAGTGTGAAATACGTCAgtgaatgaaaagaaacccgtgtaaaaagcaaaaagcgAAGCATCCGTCAATCATTAGCTACGTGTCGGAACGTCAAAAATGTCGTTTCGCCATGTTCTTCTCAGGCCATAGctctcatctccttcttcaatGGCCTCTTGAGCTCTCAGTGCTTCCTCATGCCAAACTTTTGTAAGACTTCCAGGGGCATAAACGCCCTTAAAGACACCTTTTCCAGGTGCATCAAAGCCGATACGAGTCTCAACGTCTGAGACTGGTTGCAATCGTGCCAAAACCGCTCGCACAAAGGTCGCCAGATCTTGGGGATTGGCAATGCGTGCAGCTCGCAAACGCTCCCGTGCAAACACAAGCTCTCGGTTCAGTGCGTGAGCGGCCGCAACGATTCGTTctgcgatcttcttctccaagactCGACGGAGCATATGCTTCAGGAATGGCTTGGTCAACCATAAAAGGTACTTCCACTTGCTGCGGTGCACCTTGTAATCGAGCTTGTGTATTACCACCCGCACGCCGCGAAGCGTAAAGATTTGCTCCAGACGCTCCCGACCCACTTCTATATCCAAGGAGATATCAATGCCCCGcttatctagataaaaaCTGGCAATACCCTCATCATGGAAACGGAACAGGCCTGAGTGGGTACGGAGCCAATATCCAAATTCCGAAGCACTAACGTTGAGTCCCATGACTGTAGCAGTAAACGTGGTCTTGAGATCAGCCGTGGTTCTCTTTGAATGCTTCTTTAGAACGTCGATGTCATTCCTTGTGGTGATATGCAGACGATATGGGAGAAATGATGAATAGTTAACCGTGTGGCCTGGCTCCAGGATGAAGTTCTCCAAGAGAAGGTCAAGCTCAGGCGCCATAACCTCCAGACGGGGGATTGGAATGTGTTGTATGGTTcgaagaagaacaggaaagaagaccTCAAGGATGTCCGAGGGCAACTCGCTTTTTCTCTCATAGTAGCCGTCCCACGCGTCTTTGTATAGCTTGTTGGTTGCATCTACCAATTTGGTCACTGCGGCATCTTCAGGGACTGTACGCAAAGTCCGTTTTGCCTGTTCCAGAAAAGCATCCACATCCTGCCGTAGATTGGACTCAGTGTCGacttttttggctttttcCTCGAGCTCACTGAGTTTTTCTGAAGCAGAGTCAAAGAAACTTGGGTCGGTCAGCATCTGCTGCACTGAAGACCCTAATTCTCCCATTAGTCTTTCAAATTCTGGGTCTTTATTAGCATGCTGCAACACTTGCTGGAATCTTTGTTCCAGGGTCTTCCATTGCTCGGCATCGCCCAGCGACTGAACCAAAACCCAGAGCTGCTGCATCGCTTGCTTTAGATCTTCATTTACCtcgacctcttcttcagctgttgTGATTATATCCGAGGCTGCATTGGCGTATGTCTTTGCGTAACTCTGCACCAAGGTAGAAAGGGTGGCTACCGAGTCCGAATAGTCCGATCGTTCTCGCAGTTTCAGGACGGCTTGCTTCAACCGGTAGATTAAGGTATCCTTTTCCTGTCCCCCCAGATGTTCTTTGGCGCTCTTGATTGCCTCCTGTCCAGTGCGAGCTACTCCATTGCCGGCCGCCTCCGCGACCTGAGCTACCTCCTGGCGTATCTCCTCGCTTGAGGGGGCCTGGCCTTCATCTGCACCTGCGCCCTGTACCGCGTCGATTTCTTCTTGTGAAGGTTTGATCTGTTCCCCAACTTGTTTCGAAGTATCCGACAGGAAATATGCCGTGTCAGAGAATATCTGACGGCCAACGGTGGTTAAGTCATCAACAAAGAGACGAAAGTCGGCATTCGTCAAAAGAAGGCTTCCCACAGTGCGA from Aspergillus flavus chromosome 7, complete sequence carries:
- a CDS encoding DnaJ domain protein; amino-acid sequence: MLSTMRLACLFLAIALCLVQLVLAAEDYYKTLGLDKSASERDIKRAYRTLSKKYHPDKNPGDEDAREKFVEIAEAYDVLSTSTTRKIYDQYGHEGVEQHRQGGNAGRQAHDPFDLFSRFFGGGGHFGHAPGHRRGPDMEFKIGLPLRDFYNGREVTIMLEKQQICDACEGTGSADREVVTCDRCAGHGRVIQKHMLAPGMFQQVQMTCDKCGGQGKMIKKPCPVCHGHRVVRKEVETTFTVEPGMGKGSRIVFENEADESPDYIAGDLVLILDERQPEASDYQWQTDGTFFRRKGKDLFWREALSLREAWMGEWTRNITHLDGHTVQLGRKRGEVVQPLSVETVKGEGMPFYSDGHLHESHDQDEEPGNLYVEYSVILPDQMESGMEKEFFALWEKWRKKNGVNLDKESGRPEPSVKDEL
- a CDS encoding putative U3 small nucleolar ribonucleoprotein subunit (U3 small nucleolar ribonucleoprotein component) → MVRQLKYHEKKLLRKVDFYNYKSDGGHREHEVRQRYYLQNDLDYKKYNALCGSLRQLAHKLSQLDPDSDPIRKKVESEVLDKLWRMGILKQSREQGAGLSRVEREVTVSAFCRRRLAVIMARSGMVENVKTAVTFIEQGHVRVGSEVVTDPAYLVTRNMEDFVTWVDNSKIKRNIMQYRDKLDDFDML